The sequence below is a genomic window from Bacillales bacterium.
GCCCGGTATGATTGGCAAAGACGCGCTCTTGAAGTTTCAATGAAGAACATCCCCTCTTTGTTTCAAGAGGGGATGTGTGCTTGAACTTATCGATTTTTCGTTCGCGCCTGCCGCTCCCAAATTTTTAAATAATGATAAGGGTCAAACGAAAATTCCCGGTAGCCGTTGTCTTTATACATGCCGTAATGCAAGTGCGGCGGGAATTTCCCTTGCGTCCCTTCCGGACCGTAACCCGAACTTCCGACGTAACCGATGATTTCTCCGGGTTTCACGATTTTCCCTTTTTTCAAACCGTTTGCATATCCTTTCAAGTGCGCGTAGTAATGATAGACGTTGCTTAAGCTCCGGATGCCGACTCTCCATCCGCCGAATGGATTCCAGCCGATCGTTTCGACATAGCCGTATGTGGTGGATTTCACCGGAACCCCGTAGTCGGCGAAAATATCGACCCCTTCATGGCTCCGGCGTCCGCCCCACGCTCGCGCATAACCGAAAGTATTCTTGATCGTGTAGTTCGCCGACAGCGGAAGCGGGAACGCATTTTCATCAAGCTCCAGCCGTCCGAATGTGCGGTACATTCTTGCGAAGTTCGTGATCTCGGATACCG
It includes:
- a CDS encoding M23 family metallopeptidase, which translates into the protein MKKTTACLLFILIFMYPLQEIDAREPTLFKQRKHLYQKMEALTQIPWYYYAAIDQYERTLDRSKSTRLLSIDYEKNRWYGMLNPKKAEQDPRTIRLFGGIGRDGNGDGKADVNNPEDVLATLANELTKYGLGLSNLKMALWDRYERGQAVSEITNFARMYRTFGRLELDENAFPLPLSANYTIKNTFGYARAWGGRRSHEGVDIFADYGVPVKSTTYGYVETIGWNPFGGWRVGIRSLSNVYHYYAHLKGYANGLKKGKIVKPGEIIGYVGSSGYGPEGTQGKFPPHLHYGMYKDNGYREFSFDPYHYLKIWERQARTKNR